Proteins encoded in a region of the Candidatus Methylomirabilis sp. genome:
- a CDS encoding DUF3365 domain-containing protein gives MAKQNFWIACLALGALSIYLFVSAPPPLEEKKISDAAIPVERMFEILKAENDVVRAMWTKEVVGAGKQTGLKFDERWRDADVEAGPLPALFLRETAKSLEKNPTPLSLFLGSDYPVNSANRFEGLQLEKFQVVKQTLKPQFFFMPDIQMQVAMFSDVAVVEGCIQCHNKHEQSPKHDWKLNDVMGATTWMYPSGSVSMDELLRTLAALRQGFKDAYESYLEKARKFANPPTIGEHWPAEGYFLPSSEVFMGEIAKRTAPHTLAVLSSLASKPKPGGSAANKEGGALVIAR, from the coding sequence ATGGCTAAACAAAACTTCTGGATCGCCTGCCTGGCGCTGGGTGCCTTAAGCATATACCTATTTGTGAGCGCCCCGCCGCCATTGGAAGAGAAGAAGATCTCCGACGCGGCCATCCCGGTGGAACGGATGTTTGAGATTCTCAAGGCGGAAAACGACGTGGTGAGGGCGATGTGGACCAAGGAAGTTGTCGGCGCGGGCAAGCAGACCGGCTTGAAGTTTGACGAGCGTTGGCGCGATGCGGACGTAGAGGCCGGCCCTTTGCCCGCGTTGTTTCTGCGTGAGACGGCGAAAAGCCTGGAAAAGAACCCGACGCCGCTCAGCCTGTTCCTGGGATCGGACTATCCCGTCAACTCAGCGAACCGCTTCGAGGGGCTGCAGTTGGAAAAATTCCAGGTGGTCAAGCAAACCCTCAAGCCGCAATTCTTCTTCATGCCCGACATTCAAATGCAGGTCGCCATGTTCAGTGATGTGGCGGTTGTCGAGGGCTGCATCCAATGCCACAACAAGCACGAACAATCACCGAAGCACGACTGGAAGCTCAATGATGTGATGGGCGCGACCACGTGGATGTACCCAAGCGGCAGCGTGTCCATGGACGAGTTGCTCCGCACGCTCGCCGCCTTACGTCAAGGCTTCAAGGATGCCTACGAGTCTTATCTTGAAAAGGCGCGGAAATTTGCCAATCCCCCCACCATTGGCGAACACTGGCCGGCTGAGGGTTATTTCCTGCCAAGCTCCGAGGTGTTCATGGGGGAAATCGCCAAGCGCACAGCCCCGCACACCTTGGCGGTGCTCAGCTCACTGGCAAGCAAGCCTAAACCAGGAGGGTCTGCAGCGAACAAAGAAGGAGGTGCCCTTGTCATTGCCCGTTAA
- a CDS encoding NAD+ synthase produces MIGLSLNCEFVQQILTGFITNEVRKTGFSRVVVGLSGGVDSALSAYLGAEALGAENVLALLMPYRTSSPESREHAELVVKRLRIQSDVIEITPMVDAYFERFPESDQVRRGNKMARERMTILFDHSAKLKALVLGTSNKTELLLGYGTLYGDMASAINPLGDLYKTQIRHLARHMGIPEVIVGKAPSGDLWVGQTDEAELGFTYEEVDRVLYLMVDRRYDIPDLIAAGFDERFVRAVLAKVQASQYKRRLPLIAKISARTIDRDFRYPRDWGK; encoded by the coding sequence GTGATCGGTCTCTCCTTAAATTGCGAATTTGTCCAACAAATCCTGACCGGGTTTATTACCAACGAAGTCCGAAAGACCGGGTTCAGTCGTGTCGTGGTTGGGCTGTCCGGCGGGGTGGATTCAGCGCTATCCGCCTATCTCGGAGCCGAGGCCCTCGGCGCTGAGAATGTCTTAGCCCTCCTGATGCCGTACCGAACCAGCAGTCCGGAGAGTCGGGAGCACGCCGAACTGGTGGTGAAACGACTCCGCATCCAATCGGACGTCATCGAGATCACGCCGATGGTAGACGCCTACTTCGAACGCTTCCCCGAGTCAGATCAGGTCCGCCGCGGCAACAAGATGGCCCGCGAGCGAATGACCATCCTCTTCGACCATTCGGCCAAGCTCAAGGCCCTGGTCCTGGGGACCAGCAACAAGACGGAGCTGCTGCTGGGATATGGCACGCTGTATGGTGATATGGCCAGCGCCATCAATCCCCTAGGTGACCTGTACAAGACCCAGATCAGGCACCTGGCGCGCCACATGGGCATCCCGGAGGTCATCGTTGGTAAGGCGCCCAGTGGCGATCTCTGGGTTGGGCAAACAGATGAGGCGGAGCTTGGCTTCACCTACGAGGAGGTCGATCGAGTCCTCTACCTGATGGTGGACCGCCGGTACGACATCCCCGATCTTATCGCCGCCGGATTCGACGAGCGATTCGTCAGAGCCGTTCTCGCCAAGGTCCAAGCCTCCCAGTACAAACGGCGCCTGCCCCTTATCGCCAAGATCTCCGCCCGCACCATTGACCGCGACTTCCGCTACCCACGCGACTGGGGCAAGTAG
- a CDS encoding methyltransferase encodes MSPRETESPLRMGESLDNLGISGLKVIQSLTGFRYSMDALLLAQWAAPQSTDRVLDLGCGNGAIAFLLAHRHPHIRIIGLEVQPALADRAWRGTRFNGLQSRIEIMEGDLRQIRGLLPASSFDMVLCNPPYRELSRGRLSPALEIQQAKHELTVTLQEAIAAIRYVLAPKGRAHLIYHASRLTDVLSGLRADRLEPKMLRLVHSYPGAEAELCLIEARRDGRPGLQILAPLFVYQTRSGPLSPGMEAIYHSLATSDVRSGGA; translated from the coding sequence ATGAGCCCAAGGGAGACCGAGTCGCCGCTTCGCATGGGCGAATCCCTGGACAACCTTGGCATCTCGGGTCTAAAGGTCATCCAGAGTCTGACGGGCTTCCGCTATTCGATGGATGCGCTATTGCTGGCGCAGTGGGCCGCACCGCAATCCACCGATCGAGTCCTTGATCTCGGCTGCGGAAACGGCGCCATCGCCTTCCTGCTGGCTCATCGGCATCCACATATCCGCATCATTGGACTTGAGGTTCAGCCTGCCTTGGCTGACCGGGCCTGGCGGGGCACACGATTCAATGGGTTACAGAGCCGCATCGAGATCATGGAGGGCGACCTTCGTCAGATTAGAGGGCTACTGCCGGCGTCGAGCTTTGATATGGTGCTTTGCAACCCGCCGTATCGGGAACTCAGCCGAGGTCGGCTGAGCCCGGCTCTCGAGATTCAACAGGCCAAACATGAGCTAACCGTCACCCTTCAAGAGGCGATTGCGGCCATCCGATATGTGCTCGCCCCCAAAGGACGAGCGCACCTGATCTACCATGCCTCTCGGCTTACCGATGTACTGAGCGGCCTCAGGGCTGATCGGTTAGAGCCGAAAATGTTGCGGCTGGTCCATTCCTACCCTGGCGCCGAGGCGGAACTGTGCTTGATTGAGGCGCGGCGAGACGGGCGGCCAGGACTGCAGATCCTTGCCCCTCTTTTTGTCTATCAAACACGGAGCGGACCTTTGTCACCCGGTATGGAAGCTATCTATCACAGTCTGGCTACCTCTGACGTACGGAGTGGAGGAGCATGA
- a CDS encoding cytochrome c, which yields MRVFFPSRLRCQWLCVMVMLFVVGASSTLAAEPKNTVSGQSKYDAAGCARCHGASGKGNGPQAMALFFMFKVPNMADPAYMQTRSDDVLFRTIKQGKASMPSFGLKLTDPEIKELVVYIRSFTKTP from the coding sequence ATGCGCGTTTTTTTTCCGTCCCGGCTCCGTTGCCAGTGGTTATGCGTGATGGTGATGTTGTTCGTCGTGGGGGCCTCGTCCACGCTTGCCGCTGAGCCCAAAAATACGGTAAGCGGTCAGTCGAAGTACGATGCTGCCGGGTGTGCTCGATGCCATGGCGCAAGCGGAAAAGGCAATGGACCGCAGGCGATGGCGTTGTTTTTTATGTTTAAGGTGCCTAACATGGCCGATCCGGCCTATATGCAAACACGGTCTGATGACGTTCTCTTTCGAACTATTAAGCAAGGTAAAGCATCGATGCCTTCGTTTGGGCTAAAACTGACCGATCCCGAAATCAAGGAGCTGGTGGTCTATATCAGAAGCTTTACCAAGACCCCATAA
- a CDS encoding nitrilase-related carbon-nitrogen hydrolase: protein MSRYTIALAQINPALGDLERNLALHEKTAEEAIVRGASLVIFPELSLTGYFLKDIVSSVAFPLTSSILDRLRNLSRRIDLVIGLVEESPEHLFYNTALYLSMGEIRHVHRKVYLPTYGIFDEQRYLAEGGQIRTFRAKVGRSAILICEDMWHPSAVFVASLDGMKILISPSASPGRGGLEEGKSFANARAWETINRAYAQLFTCYVLYANRVGYEDGACFWGGSEVIAPSGEPVAKAEYLSEQILVAEIDPAEVRRARMLNPLVRDERLDVTLRELERVRREGAR, encoded by the coding sequence ATGAGTCGATACACCATCGCCCTTGCGCAGATTAACCCCGCTCTCGGCGATCTGGAGCGGAACCTGGCCCTGCATGAAAAGACGGCTGAGGAGGCGATCGTCCGGGGTGCCAGCCTTGTGATCTTTCCCGAACTGAGCCTAACCGGGTACTTTCTCAAGGATATTGTCTCATCCGTAGCCTTTCCCCTGACCAGTTCCATCCTCGATAGACTTCGAAATCTGAGCCGTCGTATCGATCTTGTTATTGGACTGGTCGAGGAATCGCCTGAACACCTGTTCTATAATACCGCTCTCTACCTTTCTATGGGTGAGATCCGGCATGTCCACCGCAAGGTCTATTTGCCCACGTATGGGATCTTCGATGAGCAACGATACCTTGCGGAAGGCGGTCAGATCAGGACATTTCGCGCAAAAGTCGGTCGGTCTGCGATCCTGATCTGCGAAGACATGTGGCATCCATCGGCGGTATTCGTTGCCTCCCTCGATGGGATGAAGATTCTTATCTCGCCCTCCGCCAGTCCGGGTCGCGGGGGTCTGGAAGAAGGCAAATCGTTCGCGAACGCCAGAGCCTGGGAGACGATCAACCGGGCCTATGCCCAGCTCTTTACCTGCTATGTCCTCTACGCAAATCGGGTCGGATACGAGGATGGAGCCTGCTTCTGGGGCGGCTCAGAGGTGATCGCCCCCTCCGGCGAGCCGGTGGCCAAGGCAGAGTATCTCAGCGAACAGATCCTGGTGGCCGAGATCGATCCGGCAGAGGTCCGGCGAGCCAGGATGTTGAATCCATTAGTTCGCGATGAGCGATTGGATGTTACGTTGCGAGAGTTAGAGCGGGTGAGAAGGGAGGGGGCCAGGTGA